A window of Exiguobacterium sp. Helios genomic DNA:
AATAGTTTTTTATCATACCAAAAGAGGACTTACTCCATGGAGTAAGTCCTCTGTAGATTCATTATTCTGGTTCAATCAAGCCGTAACGGCCATCTTTTCGACGGTAGACAACGTTCGTGTTACCCGTTTCAGCGTCCGAGAAGACGAAGAACGTGTGACCGAGCATATCCATTTGAAGAATTGCTTCTTCCGTATCCATCGGTTTGAGTGTGAAACGTTTTGTCCGAACAAGTTCGAGTTCCGCTTCATCCTCTTCGTAGACAGGTGCTTCTGCCTCCGGTCCTTCGAGCGTTTTGAAGTACTCCCCAATACCGCCTTCTTTGGCACGGCCTCTCCGGTTGATCTTCGTTTTATGTTTCCGGATCTGACGTTCGAGCTTATCGACGACAAGGTCGATGGCTGCGTACATGTCGCCATTGACATCCTCTGCCCGTAACAAGAGGTTTGGCATTGGAATCGTCACTTCGACTTTTTGTTTCTCATTGTTAACTTTGAGATTAACATAAGCCGTCTGCGCTTCCGTAGGAGTTGTGAAGTAACGAGTTAACTTTTCAAGCTTTTTCTCGACGTAATCCTTGAGAGCATCTGTGACGTCCAAGTTTTCACCGCGAATGTTGTAGATCATGTAAACTCCTCCTTAAGTAACCGGTTGAACCTATGAATTCGTCATCGTTTCAGACGTTTCCTTCTGAAGATTCAAAATTCTTTTGGTTCGTAATTATTATACCACGATAAGCCATGCAAGGAAATGAAAACGATGACATTCTGTTGAACATCCACCTTGAACCTTAGCGTACTATAATAGTTTTGCATGTTGATATTAGCGTATATACCCTTAACAAATTGAGATGAAACAAAAAAACCGCTTTTAGGAGATTCCTAAAAACGGTGGCGGCTGCTAACGGGATTACAGTTTCGAGACGTTTGCTGCTTGCGGACCACGATCGCCATCGACGATTTCGAATTCTACTTCTTCGCCTTCTTCAAGTGATTTGTAGCCCTCTGCTTGAATTGCCGAGAAGTGGACGAAGACGTCTTTTGCATCCGATGTCTCGATGAAGCCGTAACCTTTTTCAGCATTAAACCATTTTACTTTACCTTGTTCCATTCGAATTCACATTCCCTTCGCAAACTGGATAGCGAGAGCAAGCTCTCTACCATCTATACTAGCAAAAGAAACA
This region includes:
- the hpf gene encoding ribosome hibernation-promoting factor, HPF/YfiA family, with protein sequence MIYNIRGENLDVTDALKDYVEKKLEKLTRYFTTPTEAQTAYVNLKVNNEKQKVEVTIPMPNLLLRAEDVNGDMYAAIDLVVDKLERQIRKHKTKINRRGRAKEGGIGEYFKTLEGPEAEAPVYEEDEAELELVRTKRFTLKPMDTEEAILQMDMLGHTFFVFSDAETGNTNVVYRRKDGRYGLIEPE
- a CDS encoding cold shock domain-containing protein, yielding MEQGKVKWFNAEKGYGFIETSDAKDVFVHFSAIQAEGYKSLEEGEEVEFEIVDGDRGPQAANVSKL